TCTCCCGTGGTATATTCTTCGCTAAGATTATAGACAACGGTATGCCGTTTGATATTTCTAAAATTCAAGAGCCTGAACTTGATAAGCCGCTTGCGGAAAGAGAAAGACCGGTAGGGGGGATGGGAGTATTTCTTGTTCGTAAGCTTATGGATTCTTTTACGTACTATCGGCATGCTGGAAAAAATCACGTAATTATTTGTACTAAAGTTAATCCGGACAATCACTAGAAAGGAGCCTGATATGGCAATGAAAACCATTGAATTACCGAATTGTACGGTTCTCGCAATGAGTCACCGTCTGGATGGTTCCCATACAAAAGAGCTTGAAACCAAGGTGGAAGAATTAATCGGCGGTGGGTATTCCCGCTTGTTGTTCGACTTTGAAGAGCTGGATTATATTAACAGCGCAGGGCTGCGTATTCTCGTTATGGCGTATCAACAGCTTCAACCTAACGGTGGCAAAGTGGCGGTATGCTGTGCGCGAGATTATATTCAGGAAGTTTTTGAGATTTCCGGTTATGACCAATTGTTCGGTATGTACTCAAATCGAGACGATGCAGTAAGCGACTTTTAAAACACTGCGTGGCGTTATTCATTGTGGTGCAAAATTGAGCAATAAAGATGCGAATAACAATGTGTTGCAAGTGACGTCTGCGCCTCAATTGGTAGTCTCTTGGGGATAACATGCGACTACCCCGCAGTCTTTTTAAAAATAAAAAACGGTCAGTATTACCTGACCGTTTTTTCATGCTATTTTGAAATTTTTATTTCGACATCGCTACCCAGTGCATATCCTTTAAGAGATCCGAGCATACCTTCAATGGAACCTCGGATAATATTCTCTACAAATGGGTTCAGCCCTACTGGTGAGCCGTTAACCGTAATAGTTAAGCCGGAACTGTTGATAGATTTACACGCCTTCATGGTCGCTTTTCCAGCTACAATTTTTTGAGCAATAGCCTCACAGGTAGCTTCGCCACAAGCTCCACAGTCAAGTGCGGGAAGCAGAAATGCCTTTTCTTCAATACAGTCTACTAGTTCTTCAATGGTTGTTTCGTCGAAGTGGGGAACGCCATCGGCGGAGACAGTCCCATAGGAACCAATGGCAAGCCCCCTGTCCAGCGTTGCTTGCTCTTCAGTTTCGCGTAGCAAAATTACTCGGGGGAGCCAGCTTAGTGTCTTTCCTCCCTCTACCAGCAGATAATCCGCTTGCGCGAGTGGGAGTACATCTGGAAGCATTTTTTTAGCGCCCCAGTGGATGCCACATTCGCTTTCGCTAAGTCCGATAACAGTTCTGCCTTCTTTCGCAAATCGTCCGGTGTCAGTGTCCGGTTTAGTTAAGCCGGAATGGGTGAATTTTGCGATAGTTACCGTTTTACCGCGTGCTTCGAGTGCATCGGCAATTTTACGGGTGAGAGTTGTTTTACCGGACTTTTTGTAGCCAACAATGCTGACAGCTTTCATGGAGCACCTCGGTTCGTTGTGAAAAAATTCAGTTTCGGTCTGCGGTGGAGAAAATGCAAGAACTAATCAGGTTAGTTGCAGTCATGCACCACGTTGGAGATATTCAGATAATTATACTCAAAGCTGACAATGTTGAGGGGCGGAATTTACGAGACCAGTGCAGCATTAGCTTTTTTCAAAAGCTATCACTGGTATGTGGTGGTGATATATGCAGCGCGAGCTGCTCTGCGCTGGTGGCGAGTTGTATTAAAAAAAAGAGGCACGCATGTAGGGGATGCGTGCCTCTCGTATAGGGTTTCGCGAATTATTATGCCTTAGTGCCGAGCAAACGTGCAAACATTTGCTTACGGTTCATCATGACCGGGGAAGCTGCTGCAATTGCTTTTTCAAAATATGTGGTCGGGTCTTGTTGGAACAAGTAGACCACACGTATGTCGTCTGGGTCGCCTAGAACGGCTTTCGGGTAACGTTTTTTGGCAGCAGCCAGTCGCTCTTTTGCTAATGCGTCAATTTCATCTTCTTCACCGAACGTCATAGCGCCTGTAGGACAGGAAAGTACACAGGCTGGCTTCATGCCGTTCTGGATACGGTCGATGCACATGTCGCATTTGGAGAGCTGCCCCGAGACAGGATCCTTGCGTGGAATGTCGTATGGGCAAGATTCGCGAACGCCTTCGGCGTCAACATTTTTAGTGTATTCTGTAAAGACAACAGCACCAGTTGTTTCGTCCTGAATAACAGCACGTTCGTCATCAAGCTCCGCCTGACCTAAGCAAGGCGGTTCGTAGCAATGACGGCACTGTTCTGGGAAAAACAGCCAGTCAACTTTGCCGTTGACTACGACTTCTTCAAAGCGCACAAGTCGTATTGTGTTAAAGCTCAGATCCTTAGGGTTTTGGTGTGAGCCCCAGTTCACTGTTTCTTCCGCCGGAAGCTTTTTCCATTGTTTGCATGCTACCTGACAACCACGGCATGCCGTGCAGCGGGTAAGATCGACGAGGAATTTTTTAGCCATGGCTTACGCTCTCTTTATCTTGCTCACGTTAACCATGAACGCCTTTGTTTCCGGAATACCGGTGTTAGGGTCGCCCACAGAAGGAGTGAGGAGGTTTGCAGAATCACCACCGTTTTTCGGTGTCACCCAGCCATAGTGCCAAGGAAGACCGACAAGATGCACGTCCTGTCCCTGAACTTTGTATGGCTTGATGCGCTTGGTTACGATGGCAACACACTTGAGCTTGCCGCGCAGGCTGGAAACATTCACAGTTTCGCCGTTCGCAATGTTTTCTTTCTTTGCCAATTCTTCACTGATTTCACAGAACAACTGTGGCTCTGTTTCAATCAGCCATCCCTGATAACGAGTCATCAATCCAGTCTGCCAATGTTCTGTTACGCGGTATGTGGTTCCAACATACGGGTATTTAGGGTTGGCAACTGCTTTTTCCTCACTTGCAATTTGATATGCAGTAGGGTTGTGCAGCTGGGATGAGAACGGATGCTTTGCAATAGGGCATTCAAGCGGTTCATAGTGCTCTGGGAATGGACCTTCCTGACGTCCCGGGCCGTAAATCTGACCGAAGCCGTGCTTACGCATGATGAACGCATGCTTTGTTCCCGGTTTCCATCCACCATCAGGTACATCGCCCTGCCATTTGGTTTTATCGCCAGTCCAGTTAATAACCGCTTTTTTAGGTGCGTACGGTTTACCTGTAAGGTCAACAGAAGCACGGTTGTAGAGAATGCGGCGGTTTACAGGCCAGCACCATGCCCAGTTAGGGTACAGCCCGATATTCGCTTGTGCTTTGTTTTGTGTTTTGTCACGGCGGGCAGCCATGTTGCCTTTGTCAGTGTAAGAGCCACAGTAGAGCCAGTTACCGGAACATGTTGAACCGTCATCTTTAAGGTATGCAAAACTCGGAACCTGCTGACCTTTTTTGAACTTCTTACCCTTAACTTCGGTATCTTTCATAAAGTAACCGTTGATAAGTTTAGCAATGCCGTGTGGGTCAAAGTGACCGTGGCTGTTCTGCCAGTCGTTCAGTCCAAGGTTTATGATAGGGTCCGGATATGCACCGCCGTCCTTTTTGTAGAGTTGCTGGATTTTGTCGGTGAGTTTCAGGATGATGTCACCGTCAGGAAGAGTCTGTGCATATGGTTTCGGACCCTGATAACGCCATTGCATCCAGCGACCGGAGTTTGTAACGGAGCCTTCTTTTTCGATGGAAACAGCACAAGGCAGGAAGAATACTTCTGTCTTGATGTCCTCAGGTTTCATATCCGGTCCACGCCAGAATGAAGCTGTTTCGTTGTCGAAAATGTTGACGTTGACGAGCCAGTCAAGCTTGCCCATAGCTTCACGGTTTTTATTGGCGTTTGCGCCGCCGCATGCCGGGTTCTGACCCCAAGCAAAGAAACCGTCAAACTGCCCCTGATTCATTTTTTCAAACATGGACAGCCAGTAGTATTCTGTCATCGGCTTGTGTGCATCAAGCTTAGGCAGCATTTCGTACCCTTTTTCCGGTGTTGCCTTCGGGTACATTGCTTTTACGAAACTGGATACATACTTTGGCTTGTTGCCCCACCAGTTTGCGGACATAGGGTCTGCTGATTTAGGGGTACAGTTTTTGTTGTATGCTGCAAGATCAGACCACTTGGATTTAGGGGTTCCAAGGTATCCCGGCAGAATATGTACGAGGAGACAGTGGTCAGTTGAACCCTGCACGTTGGATTCGCCGCGCAGAGCGTTAACACCACCGCCAGCAACGCCAATGTTACCGAGAAGCAGCTGTACTATTGCCATGGTGCGGATGTTCTGAACACCTACTGTGTGCTGTGTCCAACCCATTGCGTACATGATGGTTGCAGATTTGTCCGGCGATCCGGAAGCTGCATATGTCTTGTATACCTTGAGGATATCTTCTTTAGGCGTTCCTGTGACGTCAGACACAGTATCTACATCATAACGGGCAAAGTGTTTTTTGAGCAGGTTGAATACACAACGCGGGTTCTTTAACGATTCGTCGCGAACAGGGACACCATTTTTGTCCAGTTCGAATGCCCATTTGGATTTGTCATATGAACCTGTTTTAGGATCAAAACCGGAGAAGACACCGTCATCAAATGTATAATCTTTGCCGACAACAAAAGATGCGTTGGTGTAGTTAACAACATACTCTTTGAAGTATTTGTTGTTATCGAGGATGTATTTGACCATGCCGCCAAGGAAAGGAATATCCGCACCGGAGCGAATAGGAGCAAACATATCGCACTTGGCAGATGTACGGGTAAAGCGCGGGTCAACATGGATGAGTGTTGCGCCCTTGTCTTTAGCTTTCATTACCCATTTGAAGGAAATAGGATGGTTTTCGGCAGCGTTACTGCCCATGATTAATACACAGTCACTGTTCTTAAGGTCGATCCAGTGGTTAGTCATCGCACCGCGTCCAAACGACTCTGCCAGAGCCGCTACAGTTGCGCTGTGTCAGATACGCGCTTGGTGTTCAACATACACCAAGCCAAGAGATCTGAGTAATGACTGGTATGCCCAGCATTCTTCGTTATCCATTGCGGCGGAACCGGCAGAAGCGATGGCTTCCGTGCGGTTAACTTGCTCGCCTTTTTCATTCTTACGTTGGAAAGACGTATCGCGGGTTTTTTTAACGCGCTTTGCAATTTCTGTCAGTGCCCAGTCCCAGGAGACAGGTTTCCATTCTGTGCTATTAGGAGCACGGTACAATGGAGTTTGGGGGCGGTTGTCGTTTTCAGCAAGCTGCCATATTGCAGCACCCTTAGCA
The nucleotide sequence above comes from Halodesulfovibrio sp.. Encoded proteins:
- the fdnG gene encoding formate dehydrogenase-N subunit alpha yields the protein MTVSRRQFLKLSAGAATASAFGGLGISLKPTVAKAELQKLQWSKQTTSVCCYCAVGCGLIVNTAKDGDGRAINVEGDPDHPINEGSLCAKGAAIWQLAENDNRPQTPLYRAPNSTEWKPVSWDWALTEIAKRVKKTRDTSFQRKNEKGEQVNRTEAIASAGSAAMDNEECWAYQSLLRSLGLVYVEHQARIUHSATVAALAESFGRGAMTNHWIDLKNSDCVLIMGSNAAENHPISFKWVMKAKDKGATLIHVDPRFTRTSAKCDMFAPIRSGADIPFLGGMVKYILDNNKYFKEYVVNYTNASFVVGKDYTFDDGVFSGFDPKTGSYDKSKWAFELDKNGVPVRDESLKNPRCVFNLLKKHFARYDVDTVSDVTGTPKEDILKVYKTYAASGSPDKSATIMYAMGWTQHTVGVQNIRTMAIVQLLLGNIGVAGGGVNALRGESNVQGSTDHCLLVHILPGYLGTPKSKWSDLAAYNKNCTPKSADPMSANWWGNKPKYVSSFVKAMYPKATPEKGYEMLPKLDAHKPMTEYYWLSMFEKMNQGQFDGFFAWGQNPACGGANANKNREAMGKLDWLVNVNIFDNETASFWRGPDMKPEDIKTEVFFLPCAVSIEKEGSVTNSGRWMQWRYQGPKPYAQTLPDGDIILKLTDKIQQLYKKDGGAYPDPIINLGLNDWQNSHGHFDPHGIAKLINGYFMKDTEVKGKKFKKGQQVPSFAYLKDDGSTCSGNWLYCGSYTDKGNMAARRDKTQNKAQANIGLYPNWAWCWPVNRRILYNRASVDLTGKPYAPKKAVINWTGDKTKWQGDVPDGGWKPGTKHAFIMRKHGFGQIYGPGRQEGPFPEHYEPLECPIAKHPFSSQLHNPTAYQIASEEKAVANPKYPYVGTTYRVTEHWQTGLMTRYQGWLIETEPQLFCEISEELAKKENIANGETVNVSSLRGKLKCVAIVTKRIKPYKVQGQDVHLVGLPWHYGWVTPKNGGDSANLLTPSVGDPNTGIPETKAFMVNVSKIKRA
- a CDS encoding 4Fe-4S dicluster domain-containing protein; the encoded protein is MAKKFLVDLTRCTACRGCQVACKQWKKLPAEETVNWGSHQNPKDLSFNTIRLVRFEEVVVNGKVDWLFFPEQCRHCYEPPCLGQAELDDERAVIQDETTGAVVFTEYTKNVDAEGVRESCPYDIPRKDPVSGQLSKCDMCIDRIQNGMKPACVLSCPTGAMTFGEEDEIDALAKERLAAAKKRYPKAVLGDPDDIRVVYLFQQDPTTYFEKAIAAASPVMMNRKQMFARLLGTKA
- a CDS encoding molybdopterin-guanine dinucleotide biosynthesis protein MobB is translated as MKAVSIVGYKKSGKTTLTRKIADALEARGKTVTIAKFTHSGLTKPDTDTGRFAKEGRTVIGLSESECGIHWGAKKMLPDVLPLAQADYLLVEGGKTLSWLPRVILLRETEEQATLDRGLAIGSYGTVSADGVPHFDETTIEELVDCIEEKAFLLPALDCGACGEATCEAIAQKIVAGKATMKACKSINSSGLTITVNGSPVGLNPFVENIIRGSIEGMLGSLKGYALGSDVEIKISK
- a CDS encoding ATP-binding protein — its product is MSSGRLCYRLILRSRDDFVKLVSAIDDIAGQRSIAPSVVFKITLALDELIGNIFDYAFSDGQRSQVDVVVCVSRGIFFAKIIDNGMPFDISKIQEPELDKPLAERERPVGGMGVFLVRKLMDSFTYYRHAGKNHVIICTKVNPDNH
- a CDS encoding STAS domain-containing protein, coding for MAMKTIELPNCTVLAMSHRLDGSHTKELETKVEELIGGGYSRLLFDFEELDYINSAGLRILVMAYQQLQPNGGKVAVCCARDYIQEVFEISGYDQLFGMYSNRDDAVSDF